gtaaaggtcatttccaattgagccgacatatgcagtatttaccgtgaatgcagtctccgctaaagcgggaacattgcctttaaatttaaatcacgctgtaaagctgaacttccgcgATGCATTTTGAATAGAGCCCCTAGTGTTTGGTTTGTGGGTTCTTTGGAAAAGACAATGGCATCTTGGTATCttcatgtccttgagtggtcatCATTACGAGCACGCCTAATCCGCATGCACGTGTTTCTCTTGTCTCGCAGTCACACTTACACATGTTATTACTTTCAATCAGCTGACTTACAGCTCTATTATTGTACTGTACCTCCTTATGTAAAGACCTGTACACCTCTATTTATTCTCTCTTGTCTGTGCATACATACATAAACttgttgtgtctgtctgtgcacACATGTTCATCAATTTAAGCAACTTTCTTGAGAGCACTATGTTATCAACTGGTCTATTTGTGCAGTGTATCACCTCATGCTACCAAATATCTATGTAATTCGTTCATGAAGACACTAACTCTCAATACAGATGTAACATATTAACTTGTCTACACACTCACTGATCCTCTCTTTATCACTGCCTCTGTTTAGATATAATATCCTCACCATTGTTGTTGTGTAAGGTAATAGGTAATTATACAATTGAGCCTATCCTACCTCTTCCACTTCAGAGGGCTTCTATTTAAGGCACTGAAATGTTACAGGTCTATTTATAATGTGGTGAATGGCTAGGCCCCACTCTGACTCtgccacaccacaccacaggcAAGGACAGGGGGACgcaggaggacacacacacagcatgtcaCTGCTGCAGGAAAAGCTGAACCTGGAGACTTTATACTCATCCCACAGGTATGAGGCCGTTCTTACTGAACAGACACTAAACATATCAGCATGGAACACCTACACCACACATACTGTAGCCTACAATACTGTTCCCATCCTTCTACTGAATGCTAGAGGTGTGGGACTACTTATGGATCCGTGTTGTGCTTATGACAAAAGCTAACACTAGCCTACAAGGCCTCACAGTGCACTTTGCAGTGCATTTTAGCACATTTATGACTTAGTTTCATTGCAAAAAGCTGTCTCTCAAAACATAACACAGCATAAGATGAATGGTATCTGAACTTGTTTACTTTGAAGAGTTGGACAGGTTAAAGCTCTTTACGTTAAGTGGATTTTAATGCATATGAATCTTAGATATTTGTGTATGTGAAAACAAAAGATAcattaacatttatttatttattttggacaACTTTAGGATTTATATGGGTATGGACTGTATGTCAAAGCTTATGCAGAGTGATGAGGTGAGATACAGTATGTCGAACATAGATTGCACATACTAATAGAATTTtaaccttgagatgtttatagTATGCATAGTATGTTGTGATATTGTAGGTGGAAGGTTACAGTAGTGTGGTTGCCTAACTCTGATCACATGACCAGTTTTCCAGGAGTAGTGCCATGGAGTATTTTGGGGGTCTGTTATGGAACTGCAACTGCCATGTTCCTGTGACGCATATTACcccataacatttttacattaacTGATCTACCGTTTGTGGATTTCAACAACGTACTGCTTGAACTAGAGTCAGCTTTCATGTTGAACGAGAGGAGAGCAGTGAGGTCATCACAACAACACCCCAAGACAAATCAAACACTAGTTCTAAGTCTGAAATGGCATGAAGACACCGTTTACAAACATCATTTTCGAAATATTCTGTACGGCATTGTGCTTGATGTATGGAACAacttcataaaaaacaaacaaaaataaatacaactttTTGCAGACACCGCAGAAAAAAACTATTTCAAAAGTAATATTTTATATAACGTTTCCTTAAAGTATTCAGATATATCTTCAGATAGAATATCTGTAATTATAATTAGTAAAAGATGCATAAACAACATGTGCCTTAGGTTACTTTAAATTAGTTTTACACACTTCTCCCCCCAAGTaagaatacagtgcattcagaaagtattctgaccccttgactttttccacattttgttacgttacagccttattctaaaattgattaaattgttgttttttctcccacatcaatctacacaaaatacccaataatgacacagcaaaaacaggtttttagacatttttgcaaataaaaaacggaaatatcacatttacataagtatatagaccctttactcagtactttgttgaagcacctttggcagcaattacagcctcaagtcttcttgggtatgacgctacaagcttagcacacctgtattttgggagtttctcccattcttctctgcagatcctctcaagctctgtcaggttggatggggaacgtcgctgcacagatattttcagatctctccagagatgttcaatcgggttcatgtccgggctctggctgggccactcaaggacattcagagacttttcccgaagccactcctgcgttgtcttggctgtgtgcttagggtcgttgtcctgttggaaggtgaaccttcgccccaatctgaggtcctgagcaggttttcatcaagaatatctctgtactttgctccttacatctttccctcaatcctgactggtctcccagtccctgccgctgaagaacatccccacagcatgatgctgccaccaccatgcttcaccgtaaggatggtgccaggtttcctccagacgtgacacttggcattcaggccaaagagttcaatcttggtttcatcagaccagagaatcttgtttctcatggtctgagcgtctttaggtgccttttagcaaactccaagcaggctgtcatgtgccttttacttaagaatgatggaggccactgtgttcttggggaccttcaatgctgcggaaatgttttggtacccttctctagatctgtgcctcgaaacaatcctgtcttggagctctactgacaattccttcgacctcatggtttttgctctgacatgcactgtcaactgtgggaccatatatagacaggtgtgcctttccaaatcatgtccaatcaattgaatttaccacagttggactccaatgaagttgtagaaacatctcaggatgcacgtgagctcaatttcaagtctcatagcaaagggtctgaatacttatgtaaataaggtatttctgttttacatttctaaaaacctgtttccactttgcaattatggggtattgtgtgtagattgatgaggattattattattgttatccattttagaataaggctgtaatgtaacaaaatgtggaaaatgtcaaggggtctgaatactttccgaatgcactgtatgtaaagcATTCTATAACCTTTTAACGTTGACATTTTAACTGACGTTCTTAAATGTTGTGATGTTTAAAGATGCAGGAGCCTGTGAAGGTTGCCATGGATGACATAGACCATAGTGTGCACATAGCGGAGCGTGACTGGGACAGCTTCTATAAGGAGAGTGAGGAATGCTCCCTACCACCGCCTGAGCTCGCAGGTTCAGACGACTTGGGCCTCAGTGATGAGGAACCAGAGGATTCTGGATGTCCAGTGTGTCCGGCCCTAGACAATGTCCAAGATGACCCCCGGCAGCAGAATGCAGCTCCAAACACTGCCATCCCATCTCAGCCCAGTGTTGAGGAAGAGGCTACCCTCAGAGAGGATTTCATCTGTACAGACCTgcctgtaaaggtttgtgagagTGGCTCTGAAGAAACACAACTAAATGATCCATTGAGATTAACTGAGGAAGAGGGTGGTGCTCTCTTGGACAGGGTCTTTGACAACTCCCCCCATGCACAGAAAGAATCAGATTCTGGCTACTATGGAGAAAACAGAGAatctggctactttgaagaaaacAGCCTCACCACAGAGTTGGTAGAAGAAACCCCAGGAGAGACTGCTGAGCAGATCACAGAGGAGACCTCGAGGAACCAGGACGTACCAAATGATCTGGGCTCAGTTCCAGAATCTTCTAGCAACACATGCATAGCTAACAGTGACCTCTCTGGAGCTTGTGATGTCTCAGATATCAAAGGATTCGACGGAGAGCTGCCAAGCGAAGGTGGCACTGGTACATTACATGACATCTTAACACCCCAACCCCCACAGCCTGTGCCACTGCCACCCCAAGACCTGTACCTAGGACAAAATATCAGCCAGGAGCAGCTGTTGTGCCACACAGAAACAGCTATATTATGCGAGAGAGACGCCAGAGTGGCGCCAAGGGAAGAAAAAGAGCGCTGGTTTGTGACCGTGAACGGAAGTCCAGCGCCACACAGAGTGCATGCTGCCACtgcgataaaaaaaaaaaaaaaaaaacttgtaggAATTCAGTCCCCCGGGGCCACCACACCTCAGaggggccaaaccctccccctgAGAGTGAGTCAGAGATAGATATAGACGGAATGGAGGAATCTAACGGACAGGAGACCATGAATGAGATTATTACACAGTCATGCAATAAGTCAAAACCACTGCCAAACACTCACACGTTGCCAAATAATTATCATAGAGAAGTCTATATAGAGTTTCCCAAAATAAACGTAAGCTATTCAGAGTTACCCCCTCTCTTTTCAGAGTTAAGCTCTTCATCATCATTCAGTGAAGAAGTGAATGTTTCTACAGAGTTGCCCCTTCAGAGGGATGACTCTACTGAGACGCTCAACCCAGAGTCATCTATTGAAGAAAACAAACAGGAAAATTACAGCTCTGCCATTGGCTTAAAAAGGTCAGTAGACCATCCATTATCCAAACTACAAGACCTATTATTTGCGCAGACAGACGAAGATGCACCACAACTTCACCGCTCTGAGTCTGTGGACTCGAATGAGGAAGTGGAATTCTTTTACACCACCAGCACCAGCTATGATTCTGAAGAGGAGTATGTCTCAGCCACAGAAATGGAGGATACTAACACACCTTCCAGTAAGATAGATTCCactctctctgcgtctctgccCCTACAAATCGACACTGCTAATTCACAGCCACTAATTGAGGAAGACTGTCTAAATTGCCCCGTGCTGCCACAACGTGAAGGTTATGAAAACACAGCTGACCAGGCTTACATCGACTCTGTCAGAACATGTCCGTCCACTGGTCGCAGTAACAGTAACCCCATAATGTCTGACGAAAGCTCAGTGCCAGCTGATTCAAACAACAGCCCTAACTCCCACATGACTAATGAGGCACCAGCACACAGAGTTGGTGAGCCACTTACAGACTGGGAACATTTACCACAGACAAACACTTCAGAAGATCAACCtacacctcctcttcctcttcccgaAGTAACAGTGACACCAACAGAAACCCCTGAAACATCTTATAATGCATCAGACCCCACTCGCCCAGTGTATGCCATCTCTGCTTTCTGGGATGAAATGGAAAAATGGACAATTAAAGACATCTTGCACCTCAGGGTATCTAGAAGCCCATCTCCCCTGAAGGATAGCCTCCATCCTCAGGAATCTGACCGTGCACATGTTGATGTCACAGTCACAGACATGCAGAGCAGTTACCTGACTGATATTGCAGAAGACTACTCACAGGACAGCTCTCTAGTGGACACTTCAGATACTGCAGACTCTGACTATTTCACACACAACGATGACTCCCCCAAGCCAGACCGCTCGAGTTGCGAGTTCTCTACCTTCTCCGATTTTGACGAAGAGTACATGCAATTTTTTGGAACCAGCTCAAACCCCAGCCCTGAGCCTGGGAACTTCAAACGAAGAAGACCAGAGTCTCCCTGCTCAGGAGCCATCTCACAAGAGGAAGAAACAGACTCCAGTACTGGCCTGGCCACTCCTGTTGACTGTGAGGAGCTTGCAGCGCTATCCTCCTCCTCTGAAGACAGCATCCCCAATGAAGACAGCATCTCCAACACCAGCCTCCTCCCAGAAGCTACATGCCTGAAAGGGATCAAGAAGAGCAGAAGCATGTGCAACATTGTGCAAGCTCTGGAGGTAGCTAAAGTAGAGATGCAGCTGAAAGACATGCACAATGCCCAAGCTCTGGATGTCGAGAAGCAACTGAAAGACATGTGCAATGTACAAGCAGCTCTGGAGATCCACATGCAGCTGAAAGATGTGCACAATGTACAAGCTCTGGAGGTCGAGATGGAGCTAAAAGACATGTGCATTGTACAAGCTCTGGAGGTACCGGAGGTAGAGATGCAACTACAGGAGATGCACAATGTACAAGATCTTGAGGTTGAGTTACAGCTAAAGGACGTGCCCATTGTACAAGCTCTGGATATAGAAACGAGGCCAAAACACATGCAAAATGTACAAGCTCTGGAGGTAGCAAAAGTAGAAATGCAGCTGGAGATGGTCGTAAAAAAAGCTCTGGAAATAAAAGACATGCACAATGTCCAAGCTCTGGAGGTCGAGATGGAGCTAAAGGACATGATCGAGGAAGCCGAAAATAGATTATTTCTCAACAGCTGTCAGGACTTGGACTTGGCAGAGAATCCTGTTCTTGCTGTGATTGATAGGATCAGCCGAACGCCCTCCCCAATTCTACCCAACACAGACATACTGGACGAACTCTACAGAATCACCTTTCCAGAACTATATGAGTACCTGTTCACAGAGGATGTCCTCTCTGTCTACAAGTCCCTAATGTCTATGTCAGTGCCTGAGAGCTGTTATGACTACTCTCTCTCTAAGTACAGAGCTGGAGTGTTATTCCCTCCCCTGGTCCAGCAGTCCCTGCATGGTGAAGGAGAACCAGTCCCAATCTTCTCCTGCTCCCGCTCGGCTGCACGAGACCTCACGTTCCCCGAACTGGAAGATTTTCTCTTCCCACAACAAGACACATATCTCGAatccgaggaggaggacgacTGCTCCCCTATCCGAGTGGTGACTCGCTCCGACATCCAGGCCAAAGAGGctgtgtccctctcctcctcctcttctgcaGCCCCAGATGGTTACCCACCAAACAcccacttctacagccagagaggctGGACAGGGAACTGGAAGAGCCTGCTCTCCCTGAGGAGGATCCGCTTCCCAGGAAAAGGCAGCACTAGCTGGTGCTGGAGGTCTGGTGCCTGGATGTCTCCAGCTGTGAGTCAGGCTCAGAGGGCTCTGCCCCCTCCCATTACACCGAGCAGCCAAGCTGATACAATTGTCAACAAAGCAACCAggatctcccctcctcctcctgaggtcatccaactcggacaTCAGATCTTCAGACAGCTTTCAGAGAAGCAGAGACGATTCAAAAGCCTACAGACATCCGTCTCAGTATCAAGTAAGTATTATCCAGTGATGTGAGATGGTTGATCCTTTACCTGTACACACACAAATGTGTACATTCACATTCTTATACTTAaacacatacaggtaactgccaaaataatggaaacacttgagtaaatgagggatacaaagtatattgaaagcaggtgctgccacacaggtgtggttatgagataattaagcaattaaaatcccatcatgcttagggtcatgtataaataTCCTGGACagaccattattttggctaccatggctatgcacCCATAGGACAACAATGCCCCCATTTatagggcacgagtggtcactgaatggtttgatgagcatgaaaacgatgtaaaccatatgccatggccgtctcagtcaccagatttcaaccaaattgaacacttatgggagattctggagcagtgccCGAGACCGCGTTTtctaccaccatcaacaaaacaacacatttctTGTGGAGAAATTGTGTCACATccttccaatagagttccagacacttgtaggaTCTATGCTGTTCTggttcgtggtggcccaacgtcctattaagacactttatgttggtgtttcctttattttggcagttacatgtacATTATACATAAAGGTATGTATTTTATGTATAAAGGTAATGTATTTTCATTGACCCATCCCAGTTACATATGTTTTCCCTCCTGTAGAGAAAGATGGCATCCTCTTCTCACTGAAGCAGTCTGACATGTGTCTGGTCTGTATTGCCTTTGCCTCCTGGGTACTGAGGTCAGCTGATCCAATGGCTGCAGACACATGGAAAGCAGGTAATTCCATAGAACCGCTTACTATTGCTAAAATAACACTGTCATCAATTATCATTGGTTTTTATATCAatgttttattgtatttattcTATACATTTCTTACGTATTAAAACGGAACATAAATAAGTCAATGACCCATGTCTAATTGTAGCCAggatgccagtctgtttctgcacTTGCCAACTCCTTGTGGAATTGCCATACCAAACATTGGCGTGACAATGAGTTACCAAGATAGCACAAACAGAGCTGGGACCGGACTGGTATAATTGCAAGACAGATTTCAAATTATGTAAATAACTCTCTCTGAACAATTGTTCAGCTCTGCTGGCAAATGTGAGTGCCATATCTGCCATCCAGTACCTTCGGCGCTATGTGGTGAAGAGAAGGGAAGCTGAAGACCTGAATGATTCAACTGAAGACGAGGCATGATATGTAGCTATTGCTTCTAGAGAACCCTTTCCAAACATTTTCACTTGGGGCCATAGGAGTGTCATCAGAGTTTCATACAATGTAGAAACACTAACAACCATGTATATCTCAATCACAGTAGTAATTGCCATAGCATTACATACTGTTTACTggcagtacagtagtagtaaaGTTAATAAGCATTCTAATCCACATGGGGCAGTTTTCCGGATATAGATTATGTCTAGTCCAGGACTAAATCTCCATCAAAAGTGCTTTTTAGTCTGgtactaggcttaatctgtgtctgggacaCCGGCCACAAATGTTTTACTCAACAGGAAGCTTGAGCTGGTAAATTAAATTAGGTTTTGACAGTGAGACATTTTCTAAATTAGTATGTTCAATATGAAAACATTTCTCAGATAGCATTAAAAAACCCTAAATAGCAGGGATAAAAAAAATCTGGGTGAACGGAGGTTGATGTGGACCATAGAGACTAATAGAGACTGTACAGTATGTCAATGTAACTTTACAGTAACATGGTAAGCATGACTATGTGGTGCCTTCATGTAATAAAACAGAGTACTTGGGTGTTGTAAAAAGCATTTGTTGTGATTAAGTCAGTCAGCATTGTCAGTTCTTACATTTTATCAAGAGAATTTGAAAGCTAACCAGAGTGCCTAtttttgataataataataatatgccatttagcagacgcttttatccaaagcgacttacagtcatgcgtgcgtccatttttgtgtatgggtggtcccggggatcgaacccactaccttggcgttacaagcgccgtgctctaccagctgcaaAGAAAAATTAATGCAATTTGTATGTAGAAAGTCTATGTGGAGAAAATTGATTTGTCAGAGTTAAGTGTAATTCAAAGATGTCAGTCAGCCTGGTAGGTTTATGTTAATGCTTGGAGAGAAGCTACAGCCTTCGGTATGTCTTCGCTTTGTCATGCATCCAAATGGGAAACATTTGCAAAATATTCTGTGCTTGCAAAAGGGAAACGTGCAACATTTCATGTGAATGTACATGGTCAACATACATATAGTGTATTGTACATGTCATGACCTACATGACAGAATGTCCTTCCAAAGCGTTAAGTTGAGTGAAGAGAAAGAATTGGAGGAAGAGTTTTAAGTATGTCTAAATGAAAGAATTGATACAATTTGATAACATGTGGTTGGTTGCTGTGTAATAAATTATCTAGATTATGGTCAGTCCAAACAAATAATTCAGCTGTTGCAAATTACCATCTAAGATATCAATTACATTTCCACCAAGGGCTCTGTCGTGTACACAACATATTCATATTGTGCACCTATTCAAGTAACTGAATGTACTTCAGCATGATTCTGCATGATTAGAAAATGCAATATTAACATGGTCTATGCAAGGCTCCGATTAGTTTTATCAGCAGTGGAAAGAAAGGCCAAATGGTATCTGCAATATttgagaaatgtgaaattaatatcAAAAGCAACACTAGCACTTTCCACCTTAGAAAAGTTTAATGAACCACTATAATATATGGTGCTATGTGTATAAGTTGATGGAATAACTTCAAGAAGCTATTTGTCATTGTTTAGCAATTAAATGTaccaccatgcatctcttcctctctgtctccaatTTGTATATATAAATGCACAAGTCTGGATGTAGGGTCTACATTCCCATACACTCAGTTAGTGTGTTGGGATTTGAAATGGCCACAGAGAGTACAGTGATCTTACTGAAACAGCACAGCTTCAATGAGGAAGGGTGAGGATTGCCCCCTATTGGCCAAATGCTGTTACCAGAAAAACAATTCCCATCCTAAGCAACCATACATACAGAATATATACTTTGAACAAATGTTATCATGTTATTGCAGAATTATTTATTCAAATAAATATGCAATGCGTACATTTTGTTTTTCCATATGATTATTATTTCACATAAATATTAAAACAGGATTTGTCCATGGTAGGGATGCCAAGGTTTAAATGCTTTTTCTGTTTCGTCTAACCAACACAATATTACTATCCGGATCCACTGTTCTAAACACCGTTTTCTGTCAGGGGCGACAATAGTGATACTCCAATTTATAATGTTCTGTGTTAACTCACTTTACTTTATAACGCtatatatactgtgtatatatatctaAATAATTTAACTTTATTGTGCCAGCTTGCAAGTCAAGAATTCACACCTCATATTAATAATAATCATAGTTATTAATATAGAATATTGAACATATATTATTTACAATCTcaaaaatgtactgtatgtgtcagaGCTTAGGTTAAATTGTGAAAACTTATCTTGAAATATATAAAACTTTAGGGTTTAGACAAATATTTAGCAGATATAGAATAAAATTAATCTACTATGCTTTTTAGTTGTCTAAACACAAATGAACAACGCTACTCTAAGTTCTGATGAAAATCGAAGGGAAACAGTCATGCAAGGTTATTACAGTCAATCATCCAAACATCTAATATTAAATGTAATTCTGTACAAGGAGATCATTCAAATTGTTTAGAAATTAAAATTATAGTTCACCCCCCAAATCaaagtttgtcagatgttttcatAACTCCAAAGGTGAGCCATATTCCGCACCTGCTATATATTGCATTAGGAGAACTCTAGAAACTACAAAATCCATATTAAGTGGAAAAATGTATAACATCTAGACAACAAATGGCATGGAATAGAGACTATGCTAATCTTCTATTTTATAACAGACCATTATTGAAATATGAAAAAGTCTCACAAACTTTGATGATTTGGGGGTAAACTATCCTTTTAAGTGCTGAGAAAGAAACAAGCATACAGATCCAAAGATTGTTCATTCTCAATTACATTTAGACTTATAGAAAAGGATACACTAAGATTAGTTGTCGCATAATGTATCTATGTATTTTCATGGTGACTCACACCGTCAGGTGTCTCACGATGGCTTGTCACCTTCTTTCTTCAGACGGCTGTGGTGGAAAACAACAATAATAAAATATTAATGTCAGTGCAATAGCTCATCAATAAACCAAGATCCTACTTTTGTCTAGTGATTTAAGTTCTCAATAAATGCTGATACATAAATAAAAGCATTGGCTCTTTAAAGTATTCACTGTGTTCAGGtaaacaaaataaaatattaacTCCTCAATAATCAAGATCCAACTTTGTCTAGTGATTGGATTTCTCaataaatgcataaatgaaaGCACTGTGATTAAGGTAAACTGTTGTTGTTGGTTGTTTTTCGAGTTGGTAATCACCTCACCTGTAGTAATCCTCCTGCCCGGGCAGATGCCCCCCGTGTTGTAAGTGGTGGTGTCCATGCAGCCACTGCTGCTCCATGGCCAGCCTCTGCAGCTCTGCTGACTGGGCGTGCATGGCCTGGAGCTGGTGGGCTGCAGACATCTGGGGGATGGGGCCCTGGAGCTCACGGGGGTACCCTGCTCCTGCAACAGCAGCATAAGCTGTTTGGATGTTGATCAAGGGGCACAAAACCTCAGAGTGAGTATCAGTcaacacacaatcacacagaaATATAGTCTAAATTGAATTGAATGTGTGTGTTCCCATATAAACAGTCAAGGTTTAGGTTGAGGTTCCTCACCAAACAGTGGGTGTCGCAGCATGTCATGGTCGTGGGGCAGGTCGTTGAGCAGAGGGTTGGGGATGGGGCCTCCAGGGAAGGGGAAGCGGGCCAGCCGGGGCCCTGGAGCCAGGGGATCCAGAGGGTGGGGGCCATTACCTGGGTGACAGTAACACACATCATCTAATGAAGCAGGAGAACAAACAGTATATAAATTAACACATATCACACACATCAGTTAACATGGGGCAGGGGGATGAGCAATACACGCATCCCAACTGACAGCTACACTGGTAGGTAGACACAGTAACAGTGAGGAGAGGCATCCTCTCTCAACAATACATAAGAATATCAAACATGAAATAAGAACgaatatattattttattaagatagctagctagtagcAGTGCCTGGTCCTTAAGCTGCCCTCACCATAGATGTTGAAAAACTATTACCACTTCATTCTgtgctttaaaaaaaagtttttaaaaatggTTGTCTTAGATGACAGAACAAAATCAATAATCGATTTGTGAATACACAGTACACATACGTACACACATATCCTGAAGATGAAACAAAAGCAAGATAGAAAAAAACAT
This window of the Coregonus clupeaformis isolate EN_2021a chromosome 10, ASM2061545v1, whole genome shotgun sequence genome carries:
- the LOC121575077 gene encoding LOW QUALITY PROTEIN: uncharacterized protein LOC121575077 (The sequence of the model RefSeq protein was modified relative to this genomic sequence to represent the inferred CDS: deleted 2 bases in 1 codon), translated to MQEPVKVAMDDIDHSVHIAERDWDSFYKESEECSLPPPELAGSDDLGLSDEEPEDSGCPVCPALDNVQDDPRQQNAAPNTAIPSQPSVEEEATLREDFICTDLPVKVCESGSEETQLNDPLRLTEEEGGALLDRVFDNSPHAQKESDSGYYGENRESGYFEENSLTTELVEETPGETAEQITEETSRNQDVPNDLGSVPESSSNTCIANSDLSGACDVSDIKGFDGELPSEGGTGTLHDILTPQPPQPVPLPPQDLYLGQNISQEQLLCHTETAILCERDARVAPREEKERWFVTVNGSPAPHRVHAATAIKKKKKTCRNSVPRGHHTSEGPNPPPESESEIDIDGMEESNGQETMNEIITQSCNKSKPLPNTHTLPNNYHREVYIEFPKINVSYSELPPLFSELSSSSSFSEEVNVSTELPLQRDDSTETLNPESSIEENKQENYSSAIGLKRSVDHPLSKLQDLLFAQTDEDAPQLHRSESVDSNEEVEFFYTTSTSYDSEEEYVSATEMEDTNTPSSKIDSTLSASLPLQIDTANSQPLIEEDCLNCPVLPQREGYENTADQAYIDSVRTCPSTGRSNSNPIMSDESSVPADSNNSPNSHMTNEAPAHRVGEPLTDWEHLPQTNTSEDQPTPPLPLPEVTVTPTETPETSYNASDPTRPVYAISAFWDEMEKWTIKDILHLRVSRSPSPLKDSLHPQESDRAHVDVTVTDMQSSYLTDIAEDYSQDSSLVDTSDTADSDYFTHNDDSPKPDRSSCEFSTFSDFDEEYMQFFGTSSNPSPEPGNFKRRRPESPCSGAISQEEETDSSTGLATPVDCEELAALSSSSEDSIPNEDSISNTSLLPEATCLKGIKKSRSMCNIVQALEVAKVEMQLKDMHNAQALDVEKQLKDMCNVQAALEIHMQLKDVHNVQALEVEMELKDMCIVQALEVPEVEMQLQEMHNVQDLEVELQLKDVPIVQALDIETRPKHMQNVQALEVAKVEMQLEMVVKKALEIKDMHNVQALEVEMELKDMIEEAENRLFLNSCQDLDLAENPVLAVIDRISRTPSPILPNTDILDELYRITFPELYEYLFTEDVLSVYKSLMSMSVPESCYDYSLSKYRAGVLFPPLVQQSLHGEGEPVPIFSCSRSAARDLTFPELEDFLFPQQDTYLESEEEDDCSPIRVVTRSDIQAKEAVSLSSSSSAAPDGYPPNTHFYSQRGWTGNWKSLLSLRRIRFPGKGSTSWCWRSGAWMSPAVSQAQRALPPPITPSSQADTIVNKATRISPPPPEVIQLGHQIFRQLSEKQRRFKSLQTSVSVSKKDGILFSLKQSDMCLVCIAFASWVLRSADPMAADTWKAALLANVSAISAIQYLRRYVVKRREAEDLNDSTEDEA